Genomic segment of Deltaproteobacteria bacterium:
GACCGCGGGTGAGGGAGAGGCCGGAATTCAGGCGTTCGTGGCGGAATCGCCGCAGATTGTGATCACAGACATACGCATGCCCGGTATGGACGGCATTGAGGTCCTCCAGCAGATCAAGGCAGCCGATCCCAAAGCGGAGGTGATCGTTGTCACCGGCTTCGGTGAAATCGATTTGGCCGTCCGCGCCTTGCAACTGGATGCTTCCGATTTCATCACCAAACCCATTCACGACGACGCTCTCTTCATTGCCCTCGAGCGGGCCAAGCATCATTTTTCCACACGAAAGGAACTGGAAGACTACACCAAATTGATCGAAGAAAGGTGGATGGATACGGCGGAAGAGCTGGCGCGCACCTTCCACTTTCAAAACAACCTGATCGAAAGCTCCATCGACGGTATATTAGGCTGCGATGAAGAAGGAAGCGTGATCGTTTTCAACAAAAGCATAGAAACCATGTCGGGCTATTCCAAGGCTGAAGTCCGTAAGCAGATGTGTTTCGACCAGTTTCTTCCTGTCGGGATGGCGAAGAAGTTCCGGGAGGATCTCGCTTCCGAGGAGTACGGCGGAGCGCACCGCCTTTTTCTATACGAAACGCATCTCCTGACAAAACAGGGAGATCAGGTTCCGGTTCAGGTGTCCGCCACCGCTCTCTTCGAGGAAAAGCGGGAAGCCGGGATGGTGGCGTTCTTCAGGGATCTTAGAGAGTTGAGAAGACTCGAACAGCAGTTCGCCGATCAGACCCGTCTTCTGCTGCAGGACAAGATGATCTCCCTGGGCAGGCTGGCGGCCAGTGTGGTGCATGAAATCAATAACCCCCTTGCCGGCATTCTGAATTACGTCCGCCTCATGATAAAAACACTCAGAAAAGGAGCTTTGGACGCCGAGCATCTGAAGAAGTTCCAGGGATACCTGGATCTCGTTGAAAGCGAGACGGGCCGGTGTTCAAAGATCGTATCCAATTTGCTCGCCTTTTCCCGCCAATCAAAACTTGAATTTGCCGAGGTGGATCTCAACGACCTGATGAACAAATGCGTATTGCTCAGTCAGCACAAACTCGATCTCCAGAATATACGCGTAACGACCCGGCTTCAGACCGACCTTCCCAAGATCTGGGGGGATTACAATCAGATTCAGCAATGCGTGATCAATCTGATTTTCAATGCCGTGGATGCCATGCCGGAGGGAGGAACATTGATCCTGTGTAACTCCCTTGATGTTCGAAACCGACTGGTGGAAATCCATGTCGAGGATACCGGTCATGGGATTTCGCCGCAGGACCTTCCCCACATTTTCGAGCCCTTCTTCACCACCAAAACCGTGGGCAAAGGGCTGGGATTGGGGCTTTCCACGGTCTACGGCATCATTGACCGGCATCACGGCGCCATTACGGCGAGAAGCGAACCGGGAAAGGGAAGCGTGTTTACAATCAAGCTGCCCCTGAGTAATACGCGAAAATAGTCCCCCGAGGGGTCAAGTCTGCTCTTGTTGCCAGTCTTCTCTGTCTCGGATGGGTGTTCGAATAGAAGCGATCAAGAGCCAAGAGCAGACTTGACCCCTTGCCCTTTTTCGATAATCTCGTAAGTGACCGGGATCACGACCAATGTCAGCAGGGTGGCCATGGAAAGACCGAAGACGATCACATTTCCCATGGGCCCC
This window contains:
- a CDS encoding response regulator, which codes for MANENWKVLIIDDEEGIRKVLSITLTDAGYHVLTAGEGEAGIQAFVAESPQIVITDIRMPGMDGIEVLQQIKAADPKAEVIVVTGFGEIDLAVRALQLDASDFITKPIHDDALFIALERAKHHFSTRKELEDYTKLIEERWMDTAEELARTFHFQNNLIESSIDGILGCDEEGSVIVFNKSIETMSGYSKAEVRKQMCFDQFLPVGMAKKFREDLASEEYGGAHRLFLYETHLLTKQGDQVPVQVSATALFEEKREAGMVAFFRDLRELRRLEQQFADQTRLLLQDKMISLGRLAASVVHEINNPLAGILNYVRLMIKTLRKGALDAEHLKKFQGYLDLVESETGRCSKIVSNLLAFSRQSKLEFAEVDLNDLMNKCVLLSQHKLDLQNIRVTTRLQTDLPKIWGDYNQIQQCVINLIFNAVDAMPEGGTLILCNSLDVRNRLVEIHVEDTGHGISPQDLPHIFEPFFTTKTVGKGLGLGLSTVYGIIDRHHGAITARSEPGKGSVFTIKLPLSNTRK